In one window of Bradysia coprophila strain Holo2 chromosome IV unlocalized genomic scaffold, BU_Bcop_v1 contig_106, whole genome shotgun sequence DNA:
- the LOC119070661 gene encoding uncharacterized protein LOC119070661 produces MRSSDEEFNSSSERVLNDNEGSNLSAFCTLRTDRKQKKPTSDHSNSLNFCTLRNRRDRSPNGSIFSVPYNRLNESVPNENSFETENGNLIDLDDTVQPEAEAINTSLIEKYEDLSDWIPKSSQSTSNTLEKSDRKQSLKELKRLSSYCTLRPEQRRKYILRTISTLRNSNKISDEANKALSLLHELNGFNTNDGCTSSATDIATCFSDPEKVEDCLLELDAYLEEIDRNYLYSDGIASEKENNFPLDKVVYVQQCKANCNNDDGSNKNSREENEKVEEIVTADGEKDNCGYSEFLNRFSDCDNANGVTDNNNCRMSDVNVHEHSHDEQSDRLSGVVNLKCEDAAMDIDNEICRGQSHRNTINVASGSTFPRSSALSKASASTAKRHSSWRRNSMRKTRPIHIPEHNISLPSTSTSHAATNQAATRRLTLPILRKSNDTVTLVSSMEPTSHTPIPTIDTTEPVFKPNEPLTVNIENELNSSSEAVEPRTLGDEFLNTLTQSTSDVTDVESGFDFGCPETHFGSDDNAHNRPRQMGRRAEARVRVVSITTETNSLGNQRIIVNHDRPTSAPVRVTQHPTEQYVASEPSSVISSRNASPVSIISSSASSSTASAADNTERPPPQQRSSASSDPDNVLDEPEEKIKIWPHCFSRILAASCCTLGLFNISRFSILSIYFGANFIVQFLILSILFGVPMLWLQMALGSRLKGGPISMWRVSPICKGIGISLLFVQAFVALYSAVSIGWVLVYFRDSFATQTGRYRWQEPFLLFRYRANESIKLEETVADYFNGVVLQRLQLGPGGRNDNNGIGAVRFQVAFNMAVLWLCVFVVLCKGLRSYGKIVLGLMVVPLIGLTTLCTKMLTMINSTSLQNIFPATDWQDFFINSQSWLSAAQEAFLTWALFGASIISIFSKTTHLQEKKTALRRDALIVVLITISGLILAAVLGNACVQILNDYGFYYFPGSYENLNSYVFLLPSNAPLPSQLIATPSKWLPRYSTVLGENFRRTGMNPNRESGYGALRLVTELFPSALAAATQQNISAGWSVLGFLLFLIFGLAQLCAMWKPIAGSLGNSTSSILLSCVTGLLLGIPLATECGINVIHFFDTIIGGSWFVLLLWVGQIFAIFLVRGRPYSGDILVNDLHLTQTLSAFVALSWNVLLPIGLMTLCIMEYRQSNSRDLYQWRGRTYWAMWTRKLGGFMQVGFLLLVPITSIIQIYRYLSNGPPDILDRIQALYRPSLSRPTSAQNRYTENRNDRPDPNNSIPAVITLEARTMTEDAPPKYTPPPSYTTATGARIAKMLRNSIRRSVRRIIGEPSSRQRPSIPQTVNISFDECLPPAYSTVRRDPIVNLQHEVVNNRNTLDPHRQIQTTELMNRSRTLTAQDVAQLLRPSDLQYQRAASLGTYVEQDRILRNSLQKELSRSAENLVLNAAPVGESSIIDLNHCNDDRNTSVI; encoded by the exons ATGAGGTCGTCTGACgaggaatttaattcatcATCAGAAAGAGTACTGAATGATAATGAGGGCAGTAATTTGAGTGCCTTTTGTACGTTACGTACGGaccgaaaacaaaagaaaccaACATCGGATCATTCAAATAGTTTGAACTTTTGCACGTTAAGAAATCGACGCGATAGATCACCGAATGGCAGCATCTTTTCGGTACCGTACAATCGATTGAACGAGTCGGTTCccaatgaaaattcattcgaaaCGGAAAATGGAAATCTTATCGATTTGGATGATACGGTGCAACCGGAAGCGGAAGCCATCAATACGTCGCTGATCGAAAAGTATGAGGATTTGAGTGACTGGATACCGAAATCATCACAAAGTACGAGCAATACACTGGAAAAATCGGATCGCAAACAATCTTTGAAAGAACTGAAACGACTGTCGTCCTATTGTACGTTACGGCCTGAGCAGAGGCGTAAGTACATATTACGCACCATATCCACACTAAGAAACTCGAACAAAATCTCAGACGAAGCAAATAAAGCACTCAGTCTCCTCCATGAACTGAACGGTTTCAATACGAATGACGGATGTACATCGTCTGCAACGGATATTGCGACATGTTTTAGCGATCCAGAAAAAGTGGAAGATTGCTTATTGGAATTAGATGCATACCTGGAGGAAATCGACCGCAATTATTTGTACAGCGATGGAATAGCAAGtgagaaagaaaataattttccgctAGACAAAGTCGTATATGTGCAACAATGCAAAGCAAATTGTAATAACGATGATGGAAGTAATAAAAATAGCcgtgaagaaaatgaaaaagtggAAGAAATCGTAACAGCAGATGGAGAAAAAGATAATTGTGGCTACAGTGAATTTTTGAACAGATTCAGTGATTGCGATAATGCAAATGGTGTGACGGATAATAATAATTGTCGGATGAGTGATGTCAATGTACATGAACATTCTCATGATGAGCAAAGTGATCGGTTGAGTGGTGTTGTGAATTTGAAATGTGAAGATGCTGCCATGGATATCGATAACGAAATATGCAGAGGACAATCACACCGGAATACCATTAATGTGGCGAGTGGGAGCACGTTTCCGCGGAGTAGTGCACTAAGTAAAG CATCAGCAAGTACCGCAAAGCGACATTCGTCGTGGCGACGAAATTCTATGAGAAAAACACGTCCCATTCACATACCTGAGCACAACATATCTTTACCATCAACGTCAACATCACACGCTGCAACTAATCAAGCAGCAACCAGACGACTAACATTGccaattttacgaaaatccaATGACACAGTCACTTTGGTGTCATCCATGGAACCAACCAGTCATACGCCCATTCCTACGATAGACACAACGGAACCAGTGTTTAAACCGAACGAACCACTGACTGTaaacatcgaaaatgaattgaatagtAGCTCCGAAGCGGTCGAGCCAAGAACGTTGGGCGACGAATTCTTAAACACATTGACTCAGTCGACGAGCGACGTTACCGACGTGGAGTCCGGATTCGATTTTGGATGCCCGGAAACGCATTTCGGAAGTGATGACAACGCTCATAATCGACCCCGACAAATGGGACGACGAGCGGAGGCTCGAGTGCGTGTTGTATCGATTACTACCGAAACGAATTCACTGGGCAATCAG CGCATTATTGTCAATCACGATCGGCCAACTAGTGCGCCAGTGCGAGTAACTCAACATCCGACCGAACAATACGTAGCATCTGAGCCTAGCTCGGTAATTTCATCCAGAAACGCTAGTCCAGTATCGATAATATCGAGTAGTGCTTCCAGTTCGACTGCGTCGGCTGCGGATAATACAGAAAG GCCACCGCCCCAGCAGCGATCGTCCGCTTCGTCTGACCCTGACAATGTATTAGACGAACCGGaagagaaaatcaaaatctggCCACACTGTTTCAGTCGCATTTTAGCTGCATCGTGTTGTACATTGGGTCTGTTTAATATTTCTAGATTTTCCATTCTTAGCATTTATTTCGGAG CTAATTTCATAGTTCAGTTCCTAATCCTTTcgattctattcggtgttccaATGCTCTGGTTGCAAATGGCATTAGGATCTCGGCTGAAAGGTGGCCCAATATCGATGTGGCGAGTCAGTCCGATCTGTAAAGGCATTGGCATTTCGTTGCTATTTGTTCAAGCATTTGTGGCACTGTATTCAGCCGTTAGCATCGGATGGGTACTCGTTTACTTTAGAGATTCATTTGCGACACAGACCGGACGATATCGATGGCAAGAGCCGTTTCTCCTATTTCGTTATCGTGCCAATGAGTCAATCAAGCTGGAAGAGACAGTCGCCGATTATTTCAATGGTGTTGTGCTGCAGAGATTACAATTGGGACCGGGCGGTCGGAATGATAATAATGGAATTGGAGCGGTACGCTTCCAG GTGGCTTTTAACATGGCCGTTCTTTGGTTATGCGTATTTGTTGTGTTATGCAAGGGTTTGCGGTCGTATGGTAAAATCGTATTGGGGTTAATGGTAGTACCGTTGATCGGTTTGACAACGTTATGCACGAAAATGCTGACCATGATCAATTCAACCAGCCTACAG aACATTTTCCCGGCAACCGATTGGCAGGACTTTTTCATTAACAGCCAAAGTTGGTTATCCGCCGCACAAGAAGCATTTTTAACCTGGGCTCTGTTCGGCGCATCTATCATATCAATCTTCAGCAAAACAACACATTTGCAAGAGAAGAAAACAGCATTACGGCGAGACGCCCTGATCGTTGTTCTGATAACCATTTCTGGGCTCATTCTAGCCGCCGTTCTCGGAAATGCTTGTGTGCAAATACTGAACGACTACGGTTTCTACTACTTCCCTGGATCTTATG AAAACCTAAACTCTTATGTGTTCCTTCTTCCATCCAATGCTCCTCTGCCCTCCCAACTGATTGCAACTCCATCGAAATGGCTTCCACGGTATTCGACTGTGCTGGGAGAAAATTTCCGACGCACTGGCATGAATCCGAATCGTGAAAGCGGCTACGGAGCTCTTCGTTTAGTCACAGAACTATTTCCATCGGCATTGGCAGCCGCAACTCAACAAAACATATCTGCTGGCTGGAGTGTGTTGGGCTTTCTGCTGTTTCTCATATTCGGACTCGCTCAGCTCTGTGCAATGTGGAAGCCGATAGCTGGTTCACTCGGAAATTCTACCAGTTCCATCCTATTGAGCTGTGTGACCGGACTTTTGTTGGGCATACCGTTGGCAACTGAATGTGGCATTAATGTGATACATTTCTTCGACACTATAATCGGTGGCAGTTGGTTCGTTCTGCTGCTGTGGGTTGGACaaatatttgcaatttttctaGTCAGGGGGCGTCCATATTCAGGAGACATACTTGTAAATGATCTTCACCTTACGCAAACTTTGTCGGCCTTTGTGGCTCTGTCGTGGAATGTACTGTTGCCAATCGGACTGATGACCTTATGTATTATGGAGTACAGACAATCGAATTCAAGAGACTTGTATCAATGGAGAGGCAGAACGTATTGGGCGATGTGGACAAGAAAACTGGGCGGATTTATGCAAGTCGGTTTTCTGTTGCTCGTTCCGATCACTTCTATCATCCAGATCTATCGTTATCTGAGTAACGGGCCGCCAGACATTTTAGAT AGGATTCAGGCACTCTATCGGCCATCGTTAAGCAGACCAACATCAGCTCAAAATCGTTACACAGAGAACCGAAACGATCGGCCAGATCCTAATAACTCTATTCCGGCTGTTATAACATTGGAGGCGCGTACAATGACTGAAGATGCACCGCCAAAGTATACGCCACCACCATCATATACAACAGCCACTGGTGCTAGGATAGCCAAAATGCTTAGGAATAGTATCCGCCGTAGTGTTCGAAG AATAATCGGTGAACCGAGTAGCCGACAAAGACCTAGCATACCACAGACCGTAAACATTTCGTTTGACGAATGTTTGCCGCCAGCTTATTCGACCGTTCGCCGGGATCCAATCGTAAATCTGCAGCACGAAGTCGTCAACAATCGGAATACACTCGATCCGCACCGACAAATCCAAACGACCGAACTGATGAACCGATCTCGAACGTTAACCGCACAGGATGTGGCTCAACTATTACGACCCAGTGATTTGCAGTATCAACGTGCCGCATCACTCGGCACCTATGTGGAACAGGACCGGATACTTCGAAATTCACTGCAAAAGGAATTGTCGCGATCGGCCGAGAATTTGGTGTTGAATGCGGCTCCGGTAGGTGAAAGTAGCATCATTGATCTCAACCATTGCAATGATGACCGGAATACATCTGTGATTTGA
- the LOC119071106 gene encoding linear gramicidin synthase subunit D-like: MVPYIEMATYGQGGCLHDLFTTQAAKTPNKTAVVTADGQKITFDELNTITDVLADKLRICGVGRNKVVGIFMERCLEYTVSYIAILKADGAYLPIEMSYPNNLIQSVLEDCKPVVICTKAAYNHLLNTNITTLFLQNNWVEQYEEEINRLAVKPTREHVLLDDMAYTVYSSGTTGRPKGIVCPHRGAVYSYVWRHLAFPYDDDDREACNVFFVWEMLRPLLKGIPMYIIPDNVIYDPPRLVAFLKEHKITRMLFTPSLLQAVLDTQASSLKDCFKTMKQIWLCGEVVTTTLRNRIASSLPWVKILNLYSISECHDVACSDLTEGFGLEGRTYCPVGKIFNGVHVVVMDDDYNVKSIGDPGEVYVGGPTLAIGYLNRPDLNEQRFIKTPPSLVDAYGSRLYRTGDWGYLLSDGSLEIIGRCDSMVKIRGYTVELKAVEAAFLTIPEINMSCVLSIGTEGSDKFLVAYVVLNEGYPRNVNNIRLKLKFLLPFYMIPSQFVFLEKIPILDSSGKINKKELPPVRGFSEEDINVQNFSNPLARTLATIWCKILKISSVDATDNFFDLGGHSLLAATAVNQINEELEIDLSVLDLYSSSTIELLLQKITTGESNKKSEINLLESLDSIAIKHIPNLQLRVFWKSVNLRKEQFSRGNILLTGATGYLGSFVLKQLLEETQATIYCLVRTSTSQNAYERLENVLTTRRIPKDYLATRIVLISGDVSLNKFGMDDVDYMAISYDVSAVIHCGAQVNLILPYGALHSANVVGTQMVLAFCMDGKLKPLHYISTSDVFPENLKNCQETHNMLEHTDHLQHGYGQSKWLAEQIVNSASANGLPVVISRFGNIAGSQTLPVWNDNDLILLILRGVILSRSAPDIDWKVELSPVDFIAESIVKLTMGVTTYFGKKFNFINSDTMDCQNIWQYLQQIGYEINIVPYEQWTESVRKTAAHFDNLKPLVQLLSTRLKTDDYLTKASTFAQDNVSKLLSDCGSTYPRFNNIMLDKYMKTLMDGQYIPAPPRHDSIQFQLTKSVITSLSGKVALVTGASSGIGRAIAKQLAMSGIITVAVARRIDKLMELQNESEYASTLVPMKVDVTNRDEVFSCISQVKANVGSIDILVNSAGSMDYCKMIDCQLDSWVKMVELNCIGLLNVTAAVLPHMKGSKSGHIVNITSDAGRKPFAGLAVYSGTKYFGECVSEAMRQELVPYNIKVTCIQPGDTTTELHGKTKNPELLAEYGTQAEYLRADDVANAVLYALNQPPNCAVNSILLEPIGAPI, from the exons atggTACCGTACATCGAGATGGCCACTTACGGTCAAGGTGGTTGCTTACACGATTTATTTACCACACAAGCGGCTAAAACACCCAACAAGACAGCAGTTGTTACAGCCGATGGCCAAAAG attACATTTGATGAACTGAACACTATCACCGATGTGTTAGCTGATAAATTACGAATCTGTGGTGTTGGTAGAAATAAAGTGGTTGGTATTTTCATGGAAAGATGCTTGGAGTACACCGTCAGTTACATTGCTATATTAAAAGCAG ACGGTGCATATCTTCCCATCGAAATGTCTTATCCGAACAACCTAATACAATCGGTACTGGAGGACTGTAAGCCAGTTGTAATTTGCACCAAAGCAGCATACAATCACTTGCTTAACACCAACATAACTACATTGTTCCTACAAAACAACTGGGTCGAACAGTATGAAGAGGAGATTAATCGACTGGCCGTCAAACCGACCCGCGAACATGTTTTATTGGATGACATGGCGTATACGGTTTATTCATCGGGCACGACTGGTCGACCGAAAGGTATCGTATGTCCTCATCGCGGAGCTGTTTACTCTTATGTATGGCGACATCTCGCATTTCCATATGATGACGATGATCGAGAAGCGTGTAACGTATTTTTCGTATGGGAGATGTTGCGTCCATTGTTAAAAG GCATTCCAATGTACATTATACCCGACAACGTTATTTATGATCCACCGAGATTGGTGGCATTCTTAAAAGAACATAAAATCACTAGAATGCTGTTCACTCCATCATTACTGCAAGCGGTACTAGATACTCAAGCATCATCTTTAAAGGATTGCTTTAAGACAATGAA gCAAATTTGGTTGTGCGGTGAAGTCGTAACAACTACACTAAGAAACCGTATCGCATCGTCTCTTCCTTGggtgaaaatattaaatcttTACAGCATTTCGGAATGTCATGACGTTGCTTGTTCAG atttGACCGAAGGATTTGGCCTTGAAGGAAGGACCTACTGTCCAGtgggtaaaattttcaacggTGTCCATGTCGTAGTGATGGATGATGACTATAATGTGAAATCAATCGGCGATCCTGGAGAA GTGTATGTCGGTGGACCAACTTTAGCCATTGGCTACTTAAATAGGCCGGATCTAAATGAGCAACGTTTTATCAAAACACCTCCATCTCTGGTGGATGCATACGGTTCACGCTTATATCGAACCGGCGATTGGGGATACCTACTGAGTGATGGTAGTTTGGAAATAATAGGCCGTTGTGATTCAATGGTAAAAATACGAGGCTACACTGTCGAGTTGAAA GCGGTTGAAGCTGCATTTCTAACCATCCCAGAAATAAACATGAGCTGCGTTTTGTCGATTGGTACGGAAGGAAGTGATAAATTTCTGGTGGCATATGTGGTGCTCAATGAAGGTTATCCCAGAAATGTCAACAATATCCGTTTGAAGCTGAAATTTCTGTTACCATTCTATATGATTCCTTCCCAGTTTGTGTTTTtggagaa AATTCCGATTCTCGACTCTTCGggtaaaatcaacaaaaaagagttACCACCCGTACGAGGGTTCAGTGAGGAGGATATaaatgtgcaaaatttttccaatCCATTAGCCAGAACACTGGCTACAATTtggtgcaaaattttaaaaatttcctcTGTAGATGCAACCgacaattttttcgatttaggCGG ACACTCCTTACTGGCAGCCACAGCCGTGAACCAAATAAATGAAGAGCTTGAAATAGATCTATCAGTTTTGGACCTGTATAGCAGCTCCACCATCGAATTGTTGCTGCAAAAAATCACGACTGGTGAAAGTAATAAAAAGTCAGAGATAAACTTGTTGGAGAGCTTAGATTCAATAGCCATCAAACACAT acCAAATTTGCAATTACGAGTGTTTTGGAAGTCTGTGAACTTACGAAAAGAACAATTTTCTCGTGGCAATATTCTGTTGACAGGAGCAACTGGATACCTAGGGAGTTTTGTTTTGAAGCAATTACTGGAAGAAACGCAA GCTACCATTTACTGTCTGGTTCGAACGTCAACGTCACAAAATGCTTACGAACGTCTCGAGAATGTACTGACTACTAGAAGAATACCAAAAGATTATTTAGCGACCCGAATAGTCCTAATAAGTGGCGATGTCTCACTGAACAAATTCGGAATGGATGATGTCGACTACATGGCTATATCTTACGATGTTAGTGCCGTTATTCATTGTGGTGCACAAGTCAATTTAATTCTTCCATACGGAGCTTTACACAGTGCCAACGTTGTTGGCACTCAAATGGTGTTAGCCTTTTGTATGGATGGAAAATTAAAGCCATTGCATTACATTAG TACAAGTGATGTGTTTcccgaaaatttgaaaaattgccaAGAAACGCATAACATGCTCGAACATACCGATCATCTGCAACACGGTTATGGTCAGTCCAAGTGGCTTGCCGAACAGATCGTTAATTCGGCTTCGGCGAATGGATTACCAGTGGTAATATCCAg ATTTGGAAATATTGCCGGTAGCCAGACTTTACCGGTTTGGAATGATAACGATCTGATTCTGTTGATATTACGTGGAGTCATTTTATCAAGATCAGCTCCTGATATTGATTGGAAG GTGGAACTGTCACCTGTCGATTTTATCGCTGAGTCGATAGTTAAACTCACTATGGGCGTGACCACttattttgggaaaaaattcaacttcATCAACTCCGACACAATGGATTGCCA gAACATATGGCAATATCTTCAGCAAATTGGTTACGAAATCAATATTGTTCCGTACGAGCAATGGACCGAATCTGTTCGGAAAACAGCTGCACATTTTGATAATCTTAAACCACTGGTTCAGTTACTCAGTACTCGgttaaa GACCGACGATTACCTAACAAAAGCTTCCACATTCGCACAGGACAATGTTAGTAAGCTTTTGTCAGATTGTGGTTCCACATATCCTCGTTTCAATAACATCATGTTGGATAAATATATGAAAACGTTAATGGATGGTCAGTACATTCCTGCTCCTCCAAGACATGATTCGATCCAATTCCAATTAACGA AATCGGTCATTACATCTCTCAGTGGAAAAGTAGCTCTCGTCACCGGTGCATCGTCTGGTATTGGAAGGGCCATAGCAAAACAATTGGCAATGTCTGGAATAATAACTGTAGCGGTAGCAAGACGAATCGATAAACTAATGGAGCTACAAAATGAGTCCGAATACGCATCGACATTGGTGCCAATGAAAGTCGATGTGACCAACAGAGATGAG GTATTTTCGTGTATTTCTCAAGTCAAAGCGAATGTGGGCTCAATCGACATATTGGTCAACAGTGCTGGATCAATGGACTACTGTAAAATGATCGATTGCCAACTAGATTCATGGGTGAAAATGGTGGAATTGAATTGCATTGGTCTTTTAAATGTTACTGCTGCAGTATTACCTCATATGAAGGGTAGTAAGTCTGGTCACATTGTAAATATAACATCAGATGCCGGTAGAAAG CCCTTTGCTGGACTTGCTGTCTATTCCGGCACTAAATACTTCGGCGAATGTGTTTCGGAAGCCATGAGACAGGAACTGGTTCCGTACAACATTAAAGTTACCTGCATTCAACCTGGTGATACGACTACTGAATTGCAtggtaaaacgaaaaatccaGAG TTACTAGCGGAATATGGAACGCAAGCTGAATATCTGAGAGCGGATGATGTGGCAAATGCGGTTCTATACGCACTGAATCAACCGCCAAATTGTGCTGTTAATTCGATTCTATTGGAACCAATTGGTGCTCCGATATAA
- the LOC119070628 gene encoding uncharacterized protein LOC119070628 — MIIQNLIFVFTFYLTMESAQSSTVADTGVAGGDLNVTDADISVSGTKHCADRPPQSDWTYLGNVGTKHFFLFDNNTLVSWQDAVAICSGKGMYLVKINDKAEMDFVNLQVVTNKIGPVWFGARDLGGRGSYKWTPNTAASSYSIGTFVNFSDFLENGPLALQMNLRVSNNLFPAPSYLKTAKPFCQSATTTY; from the exons atgataattcaaaatttgattttcgttttcactttttatctTACTATGGAAAGTGCCC AAAGCTCAACCGTAGCTGACACAGGTGTCGCTGGTGGTGACTTAAACGTCACCGATGCTGATATAAGCGTTTCCGGTACGAAGCATTGTGCTGACCGTCCTCCACAAAGTGACTGGACCTACTTGGGCAATGTtggaacgaaacattttttcctttttgataACAACACTTTG GTGTCATGGCAAGATGCTGTCGCTATTTGCAGTGGTAAGGGAATGTACCTTGTCAAAATTAATGACAAAGCCGAAATGGATTTCGTAAATCTACAAGTTGTGACGAACAAAATTG GTCCAGTTTGGTTCGGAGCGAGAGATTTGGGCGGTAGAGGTTCATATAAATGGACACCCAACACTGCTGCTAGTTCCTATTCAATTGGCACCTTTGTAAATTTCTCTGATTTCCTGGAAAACGGCCCGTTAGCTTTGCAGATGAACTTACGCGTGTCTAATAATCTGTTTCCGGCACCATCATACTTGAAAACAGCCAAACCATTTTGCCAGTCAGCAACGACAACTTATTGA
- the LOC119070902 gene encoding protein FRA10AC1 homolog: MARFGNLNPYDLHKRLINDYILKKPGDTKVLQRDTSKDRTDYDVIRDNHRFLWDDEDDETDSWEKQLAKRYYDKLFKEYCICDLSRYKDNKVAMRWRVEKEVVTGKGQFICGNRTCSDNSGLRSWEVNFAYAEHGTRKNALIKLRLCPDCSKKLNYHSNKREVKKLKKEKRKSGRRSKSASEGNQSPGCSTSAASSKTVTDEEIVESNEEVDVHKNDALEKNVESIEKHCWTKTTDAEEKSREEEFDEYLEDLLL, encoded by the exons ATGGCACGATTCGGCAACTTGAATCCTTACGATTTACACAAACGTCTCATCAATGACTACATTCTGAAAAAACCGGGAGACACAAAGGTTCTTCAGCGTGACACATCCAAAGATCGTACAGATTACGATGTAATTCGTGACAATCATCGATTTCTATGGGACGATGAAGACGACGAAACAGATTCGTGGGAAAAGCAATTGGCCAAACGCTATTACGATAAACTGTTCAAAGAGTACTGCATTTGTGACTTGAGTCGATACAAGGATAACAAG GTTGCTATGCGATGGCGTGTGGAGAAGGAAGTGGTTACGGGGAAAGGACAATTCATTTGTGGAAATCGAACGTGTTCGGACAATTCAGGACTTAGAAGCTGGGAAGTAAATTTTGCCTATGCCGAACATGGGACACGGAAGAATGCTCTCATCAAACTGC GTCTGTGTCCGGATTGCTCAAAGAAACTCAACTACCACTCCAACAAACGCGAagtgaaaaaactgaaaaaagagAAACGAAAAAGCGGACGACGATCAAAATCTGCATCCGAAGGAAATCAATCGCCAGGTTGTTCGACTTCTGCAGCCTCAAGTAAAACGGTAACGGACGAAGAAATAGTCGAATCGAACGAGGAGGTTGATGTTCACAAGAATGATGCACTGGAAAAGAACGTCGAGTCCATAGAGAAACATTGTTGGACCAAGACAACGGATGCGGAGGAAAAGAGTCGCGAAGAAGAATTCGACGAATACTTGGAGGATTTATTGTTGTAA